The window TGGGTGTGGCTCGTAACAGGCGTAGGTTTAGTAACGTTATTTTGGGGCTCTTTCTTTGCCGTGAAACAAACGGATTTAAAAGGGATTCTGGCGTTCTCTACTGTCAGTCAGCTTGGACTTATTATGTCGTTACTAGGCGGAGCTGCAGTCGCATTTCATGTAAATGGTGCAGCTGATTTAGTGTTTAAATTTGCAGCCTTCGCAGCCATTTTCCACCTGATTAACCATGCAACATTCAAAGGTAGCTTATTCATGATTGCAGGTATCATCGATCATGAAACGGGCACGCGCGATATACGGAAGCTCGGTGGGTTAATGAGTATTATGCCACTTAGTTTTACAGTTGCCGCAATAGGAAGCTTTTCAATGGCAGGCTTACCACCATTTAACGGTTTCTTGAGTAAAGAAATGTTTTTATCAGCGATGCTAGCTCTTAATGAATTCGAATTGTTCGGCTTTGATACATGGGGAGCTCTCTTCCCAATTATAGCTTGGATTGCAAGTATTTTTACATTTATCTATAGTTTCTACTTTGTATTTAGAACATTTACTGGACAATACAAACCAGAACAATACGCGCGTAAGCCACATGAGGCACCAATTGGTATGTTGATTTCACCAATGATTTTAGCAGCATTCGTTGTCATTATATTCTTCATTCCTAATCTAATTGGTGACACTTTTGTAAAGCCAGCTGTTCAAGCTATTCAGCCATTTTTATATGATTCACCTAGTGCTATTGATATCCATGTCTCAGCTTGGCATGGCTTAAAGCCAGAATTGTTTATGACGATTGGTATTGTGATTATCGGCGTTTTATTGTTTGTCGCCTTACCGAAATGGCAGGGCCTTTACAATTTATTCCCACGTTCACTCACATTTAATAATGCCTATGACAAAATTATGCACGGATTAGATGTTGGTTTGAATCGTTTCTCACGTCTTTATATGACAGGCTCAATGCGCCACTACCTACTTTATATGTTTAGCGGAATTGTGGCGATTGTTATCGGTACTTTATTTGTAAAAGATGCCTTTTCAATTTCCTTTGAAGGGGCCGCACCCGTTCATTCGTACGAAATTATTTTGATAATCGTTTTAGTAATTGGTACTGCTACAACAATATTAGCAAAATCACGGTTAACCGCAATAATCGGTCTCGGTTCAGTTGGGTATACAGTTGCATTATTTTTCGTTATTTTTAATGCGCCGGATTTAGCGTTAACTCAGCTTGTTATTGAAACGATTTCTGTGGCATTATTCCTACTGGCGTTTTACCACCTCCCAAAGCTTGGGAAACGTGAAGAACGTATGCGTTTTCAATTAAATCGTGCGATTATATCCATCGCAGTTGGCGCAATGGTGACGTTAATCGCATTATCAGCGCACTCGCAAAAGCTTATCCCTTCCATTTCAAAATATTACGAGGAAACAGTCTATTCCTTAGCAGGTGGAGGCAACATCGTCAACGTTATTTTAGTAGATTATCGTGGTTTCGATACATTGTTTGAAATTACAGTATTAAGTATTGCGGGTATGGCTATTTTAGCAATGATTAAGCTCCGCATGAATAGAAAGGAGAAAGCACATGAAAACAAATGATGTGATTCTTCAATTCACAGCAAAAATTGTGTTCTTCATTATTTTCTTCTTCTCCATTCATATTTTTATGGCTGGACATTACACACCAGGAGGCGGCTTTGTCGGTGGGCTTTTAACATCCAGTGCCATTGTATTATTAGTACTTGCTTTTGATTTAAATACAGTACGTACTGTACTACCGTTTAATTACACGTACTTAACGGCAACTGGTTTATTACTAGCACTTGCAACAGCAGCGTTTCCAATGTTTAAGGGAAAGCCATTTTTCACTCACTACTTCGACTATTTCGATTTACCACTTATTGGAAAACAGTC of the Lysinibacillus fusiformis genome contains:
- a CDS encoding Na+/H+ antiporter subunit A, whose protein sequence is MLQVLYIFIPMLAAILVPFLYKSIKNIHTGWFVLAVPATLAIIYASYIAKVAKGEVFLAALPWIPSLDISVISYLDGLSLLFSLLITGIGSLVVLYSIFYLDKHKEKLHNFYVYLLLFMSAMLGVVQSDHLITLYFFWELTSISSFLLIGYWYTRDASRFGALKSMLITVGGGLMMLGGFILLYLMGGTYSIRELIVIVPDLVDHPLFTWSLVLLLFGAFTKSAQFPFYIWLPDAMEAPTPVSAYLHSATMVKAGIYLVARFTPIFAVSELWVWLVTGVGLVTLFWGSFFAVKQTDLKGILAFSTVSQLGLIMSLLGGAAVAFHVNGAADLVFKFAAFAAIFHLINHATFKGSLFMIAGIIDHETGTRDIRKLGGLMSIMPLSFTVAAIGSFSMAGLPPFNGFLSKEMFLSAMLALNEFELFGFDTWGALFPIIAWIASIFTFIYSFYFVFRTFTGQYKPEQYARKPHEAPIGMLISPMILAAFVVIIFFIPNLIGDTFVKPAVQAIQPFLYDSPSAIDIHVSAWHGLKPELFMTIGIVIIGVLLFVALPKWQGLYNLFPRSLTFNNAYDKIMHGLDVGLNRFSRLYMTGSMRHYLLYMFSGIVAIVIGTLFVKDAFSISFEGAAPVHSYEIILIIVLVIGTATTILAKSRLTAIIGLGSVGYTVALFFVIFNAPDLALTQLVIETISVALFLLAFYHLPKLGKREERMRFQLNRAIISIAVGAMVTLIALSAHSQKLIPSISKYYEETVYSLAGGGNIVNVILVDYRGFDTLFEITVLSIAGMAILAMIKLRMNRKEKAHENK
- a CDS encoding Na(+)/H(+) antiporter subunit B, giving the protein MKTNDVILQFTAKIVFFIIFFFSIHIFMAGHYTPGGGFVGGLLTSSAIVLLVLAFDLNTVRTVLPFNYTYLTATGLLLALATAAFPMFKGKPFFTHYFDYFDLPLIGKQSLHTAMLFDGGVYLVVVGVTMTIIQTIGEDE